From one Ahaetulla prasina isolate Xishuangbanna chromosome 18, ASM2864084v1, whole genome shotgun sequence genomic stretch:
- the DFFA gene encoding DNA fragmentation factor subunit alpha isoform X2, with amino-acid sequence MAESGSRLPRLKRCLIRRMGQREEHGVAASTLQELKMKACHLLAIGLASQPVTLVLAEDGTIIDDDDYFGCLPPDTKFGVVAKNEQWTSTGEGTTWLGEEMTNTNEVDSGGEKWKVLARQLKKDLSTIVLMSEEDLQALVEVPCSDLARELSENPLQTQRLQATLQETLDRREEERRSRQLLELYLQAIKKEDQATSTAQVSTRLEKYCLVTKEGWSSHVNTSEGEEKSEGGTDTVDMGSSGPLERTRLSVRVVTVLKEKPAPELSLASQDLELVCKEDSEGLSQALRWDKHKTEALKEACGQELSRRRQQFHSLNSLRSISKGRKKLPEPQERLSSKRRK; translated from the exons ATGGCAGAAAGTGGTTCAAGGCTACCCCGGTTGAAACGATGCCTGATCAGGCGGATGGGCCAACGGGAAGAGCATGGAGTGGCTGCTTCCACCCTCCAGGAATTGAAGATGAAAG CCTGCCATCTGCTAGCAATTGGCTTGGCCTCCCAGCCTGTCACTTTGGTTCTGGCTGAAGACGGCACCATTATAGATGACGACGATTACTTTGGGTGTCTCCCCCCGGACACCAAATTTGGGGTGGTAGCCAAGAATGAGCAATGGACCAGCACAG GTGAGGGCACAACTTGGCTAGGGGAAGAGATGACGAACACGAATGAAGTGGACAGCGGTGGGGAAAAATGGAAAGTTTTGGCCAGGCAGTTGAAGAAGGACCTATCTACCATCGTTCTGATGTCTGAAGAAGATCTCCAG GCACTCGTTGAGGTTCCGTGTTCAGATCTGGCTCGGGAACTTTCGGAGAATCCGCTCCAAACCCAAAGGTTACAAGCGACCCTTCAGGAGACCCTGGATAGACGGGAAGAGGAGCGACGATCCCGTCAGCTTCTGGAACTTTACCTGCAGGCAATAAAGAAGGAGGATCAGGCTACGTCCACGGCACAAG tttccacccgtttggAGAAGTACTGCCTAGTAACCAAGGAAGGATGGAGCAGCCATgttaataccagtg AAGGAGAGGAAAAATCCGAGGGAGGAACCGATACTGTAGACATGGGGAGCAGCGGCCCACTCGAAAGGACTCGGCTGAGTGTCCGCGTCGTTACTGTGCTGAAAGAAAAGCCTGCCCCAGAACTCAGCCTGGCCAGTCAAGACTTAGAG CTGGTTTGCAAAGAAGATTCAGAAGGTCTTTCTCAGGCCCTACGCTGGGACAAACACAAGACCGAAGCCTTAAAGGAGGCGTGTGGCCAGGAGCTTTCAAGGCGACGGCAGCAATTTCACTCTCTAAATTCACTGAGGAGCATCtccaaaggaaggaaaaaactaCCAGAGCCTCAGGAACGGTTGAGTTCTAAACGCAGGAAGTAA
- the DFFA gene encoding DNA fragmentation factor subunit alpha isoform X1: protein MAESGSRLPRLKRCLIRRMGQREEHGVAASTLQELKMKACHLLAIGLASQPVTLVLAEDGTIIDDDDYFGCLPPDTKFGVVAKNEQWTSTGEGTTWLGEEMTNTNEVDSGGEKWKVLARQLKKDLSTIVLMSEEDLQALVEVPCSDLARELSENPLQTQRLQATLQETLDRREEERRSRQLLELYLQAIKKEDQATSTAQVSTRLEKYCLVTKEGWSSHVNTSASEGEEKSEGGTDTVDMGSSGPLERTRLSVRVVTVLKEKPAPELSLASQDLELVCKEDSEGLSQALRWDKHKTEALKEACGQELSRRRQQFHSLNSLRSISKGRKKLPEPQERLSSKRRK from the exons ATGGCAGAAAGTGGTTCAAGGCTACCCCGGTTGAAACGATGCCTGATCAGGCGGATGGGCCAACGGGAAGAGCATGGAGTGGCTGCTTCCACCCTCCAGGAATTGAAGATGAAAG CCTGCCATCTGCTAGCAATTGGCTTGGCCTCCCAGCCTGTCACTTTGGTTCTGGCTGAAGACGGCACCATTATAGATGACGACGATTACTTTGGGTGTCTCCCCCCGGACACCAAATTTGGGGTGGTAGCCAAGAATGAGCAATGGACCAGCACAG GTGAGGGCACAACTTGGCTAGGGGAAGAGATGACGAACACGAATGAAGTGGACAGCGGTGGGGAAAAATGGAAAGTTTTGGCCAGGCAGTTGAAGAAGGACCTATCTACCATCGTTCTGATGTCTGAAGAAGATCTCCAG GCACTCGTTGAGGTTCCGTGTTCAGATCTGGCTCGGGAACTTTCGGAGAATCCGCTCCAAACCCAAAGGTTACAAGCGACCCTTCAGGAGACCCTGGATAGACGGGAAGAGGAGCGACGATCCCGTCAGCTTCTGGAACTTTACCTGCAGGCAATAAAGAAGGAGGATCAGGCTACGTCCACGGCACAAG tttccacccgtttggAGAAGTACTGCCTAGTAACCAAGGAAGGATGGAGCAGCCATgttaataccagtg CATCAGAAGGAGAGGAAAAATCCGAGGGAGGAACCGATACTGTAGACATGGGGAGCAGCGGCCCACTCGAAAGGACTCGGCTGAGTGTCCGCGTCGTTACTGTGCTGAAAGAAAAGCCTGCCCCAGAACTCAGCCTGGCCAGTCAAGACTTAGAG CTGGTTTGCAAAGAAGATTCAGAAGGTCTTTCTCAGGCCCTACGCTGGGACAAACACAAGACCGAAGCCTTAAAGGAGGCGTGTGGCCAGGAGCTTTCAAGGCGACGGCAGCAATTTCACTCTCTAAATTCACTGAGGAGCATCtccaaaggaaggaaaaaactaCCAGAGCCTCAGGAACGGTTGAGTTCTAAACGCAGGAAGTAA
- the DFFA gene encoding DNA fragmentation factor subunit alpha isoform X5, producing MAESGSRLPRLKRCLIRRMGQREEHGVAASTLQELKMKACHLLAIGLASQPVTLVLAEDGTIIDDDDYFGCLPPDTKFGVVAKNEQWTSTGEGTTWLGEEMTNTNEVDSGGEKWKVLARQLKKDLSTIVLMSEEDLQALVEVPCSDLARELSENPLQTQRLQATLQETLDRREEERRSRQLLELYLQAIKKEDQATSTAQEGEEKSEGGTDTVDMGSSGPLERTRLSVRVVTVLKEKPAPELSLASQDLELVCKEDSEGLSQALRWDKHKTEALKEACGQELSRRRQQFHSLNSLRSISKGRKKLPEPQERLSSKRRK from the exons ATGGCAGAAAGTGGTTCAAGGCTACCCCGGTTGAAACGATGCCTGATCAGGCGGATGGGCCAACGGGAAGAGCATGGAGTGGCTGCTTCCACCCTCCAGGAATTGAAGATGAAAG CCTGCCATCTGCTAGCAATTGGCTTGGCCTCCCAGCCTGTCACTTTGGTTCTGGCTGAAGACGGCACCATTATAGATGACGACGATTACTTTGGGTGTCTCCCCCCGGACACCAAATTTGGGGTGGTAGCCAAGAATGAGCAATGGACCAGCACAG GTGAGGGCACAACTTGGCTAGGGGAAGAGATGACGAACACGAATGAAGTGGACAGCGGTGGGGAAAAATGGAAAGTTTTGGCCAGGCAGTTGAAGAAGGACCTATCTACCATCGTTCTGATGTCTGAAGAAGATCTCCAG GCACTCGTTGAGGTTCCGTGTTCAGATCTGGCTCGGGAACTTTCGGAGAATCCGCTCCAAACCCAAAGGTTACAAGCGACCCTTCAGGAGACCCTGGATAGACGGGAAGAGGAGCGACGATCCCGTCAGCTTCTGGAACTTTACCTGCAGGCAATAAAGAAGGAGGATCAGGCTACGTCCACGGCACAAG AAGGAGAGGAAAAATCCGAGGGAGGAACCGATACTGTAGACATGGGGAGCAGCGGCCCACTCGAAAGGACTCGGCTGAGTGTCCGCGTCGTTACTGTGCTGAAAGAAAAGCCTGCCCCAGAACTCAGCCTGGCCAGTCAAGACTTAGAG CTGGTTTGCAAAGAAGATTCAGAAGGTCTTTCTCAGGCCCTACGCTGGGACAAACACAAGACCGAAGCCTTAAAGGAGGCGTGTGGCCAGGAGCTTTCAAGGCGACGGCAGCAATTTCACTCTCTAAATTCACTGAGGAGCATCtccaaaggaaggaaaaaactaCCAGAGCCTCAGGAACGGTTGAGTTCTAAACGCAGGAAGTAA
- the DFFA gene encoding DNA fragmentation factor subunit alpha isoform X4 gives MAESGSRLPRLKRCLIRRMGQREEHGVAASTLQELKMKACHLLAIGLASQPVTLVLAEDGTIIDDDDYFGCLPPDTKFGVVAKNEQWTSTGEGTTWLGEEMTNTNEVDSGGEKWKVLARQLKKDLSTIVLMSEEDLQALVEVPCSDLARELSENPLQTQRLQATLQETLDRREEERRSRQLLELYLQAIKKEDQATSTAQASEGEEKSEGGTDTVDMGSSGPLERTRLSVRVVTVLKEKPAPELSLASQDLELVCKEDSEGLSQALRWDKHKTEALKEACGQELSRRRQQFHSLNSLRSISKGRKKLPEPQERLSSKRRK, from the exons ATGGCAGAAAGTGGTTCAAGGCTACCCCGGTTGAAACGATGCCTGATCAGGCGGATGGGCCAACGGGAAGAGCATGGAGTGGCTGCTTCCACCCTCCAGGAATTGAAGATGAAAG CCTGCCATCTGCTAGCAATTGGCTTGGCCTCCCAGCCTGTCACTTTGGTTCTGGCTGAAGACGGCACCATTATAGATGACGACGATTACTTTGGGTGTCTCCCCCCGGACACCAAATTTGGGGTGGTAGCCAAGAATGAGCAATGGACCAGCACAG GTGAGGGCACAACTTGGCTAGGGGAAGAGATGACGAACACGAATGAAGTGGACAGCGGTGGGGAAAAATGGAAAGTTTTGGCCAGGCAGTTGAAGAAGGACCTATCTACCATCGTTCTGATGTCTGAAGAAGATCTCCAG GCACTCGTTGAGGTTCCGTGTTCAGATCTGGCTCGGGAACTTTCGGAGAATCCGCTCCAAACCCAAAGGTTACAAGCGACCCTTCAGGAGACCCTGGATAGACGGGAAGAGGAGCGACGATCCCGTCAGCTTCTGGAACTTTACCTGCAGGCAATAAAGAAGGAGGATCAGGCTACGTCCACGGCACAAG CATCAGAAGGAGAGGAAAAATCCGAGGGAGGAACCGATACTGTAGACATGGGGAGCAGCGGCCCACTCGAAAGGACTCGGCTGAGTGTCCGCGTCGTTACTGTGCTGAAAGAAAAGCCTGCCCCAGAACTCAGCCTGGCCAGTCAAGACTTAGAG CTGGTTTGCAAAGAAGATTCAGAAGGTCTTTCTCAGGCCCTACGCTGGGACAAACACAAGACCGAAGCCTTAAAGGAGGCGTGTGGCCAGGAGCTTTCAAGGCGACGGCAGCAATTTCACTCTCTAAATTCACTGAGGAGCATCtccaaaggaaggaaaaaactaCCAGAGCCTCAGGAACGGTTGAGTTCTAAACGCAGGAAGTAA
- the DFFA gene encoding DNA fragmentation factor subunit alpha isoform X3, with translation MAESGSRLPRLKRCLIRRMGQREEHGVAASTLQELKMKACHLLAIGLASQPVTLVLAEDGTIIDDDDYFGCLPPDTKFGVVAKNEQWTSTGEGTTWLGEEMTNTNEVDSGGEKWKVLARQLKKDLSTIVLMSEEDLQALVEVPCSDLARELSENPLQTQRLQATLQETLDRREEERRSRQLLELYLQAIKKEDQATSTAQETQTLLFVPSIRRRGKIRGRNRYCRHGEQRPTRKDSAECPRRYCAERKACPRTQPGQSRLRAGLQRRFRRSFSGPTLGQTQDRSLKGGVWPGAFKATAAISLSKFTEEHLQRKEKTTRASGTVEF, from the exons ATGGCAGAAAGTGGTTCAAGGCTACCCCGGTTGAAACGATGCCTGATCAGGCGGATGGGCCAACGGGAAGAGCATGGAGTGGCTGCTTCCACCCTCCAGGAATTGAAGATGAAAG CCTGCCATCTGCTAGCAATTGGCTTGGCCTCCCAGCCTGTCACTTTGGTTCTGGCTGAAGACGGCACCATTATAGATGACGACGATTACTTTGGGTGTCTCCCCCCGGACACCAAATTTGGGGTGGTAGCCAAGAATGAGCAATGGACCAGCACAG GTGAGGGCACAACTTGGCTAGGGGAAGAGATGACGAACACGAATGAAGTGGACAGCGGTGGGGAAAAATGGAAAGTTTTGGCCAGGCAGTTGAAGAAGGACCTATCTACCATCGTTCTGATGTCTGAAGAAGATCTCCAG GCACTCGTTGAGGTTCCGTGTTCAGATCTGGCTCGGGAACTTTCGGAGAATCCGCTCCAAACCCAAAGGTTACAAGCGACCCTTCAGGAGACCCTGGATAGACGGGAAGAGGAGCGACGATCCCGTCAGCTTCTGGAACTTTACCTGCAGGCAATAAAGAAGGAGGATCAGGCTACGTCCACGGCACAAG AGACACAGACTCTTCTCTTTGTGCCTAGCATCAGAAGGAGAGGAAAAATCCGAGGGAGGAACCGATACTGTAGACATGGGGAGCAGCGGCCCACTCGAAAGGACTCGGCTGAGTGTCCGCGTCGTTACTGTGCTGAAAGAAAAGCCTGCCCCAGAACTCAGCCTGGCCAGTCAAGACTTAGAG CTGGTTTGCAAAGAAGATTCAGAAGGTCTTTCTCAGGCCCTACGCTGGGACAAACACAAGACCGAAGCCTTAAAGGAGGCGTGTGGCCAGGAGCTTTCAAGGCGACGGCAGCAATTTCACTCTCTAAATTCACTGAGGAGCATCtccaaaggaaggaaaaaactaCCAGAGCCTCAGGAACGGTTGAGTTCTAA